CGATCGCGGCCGGCCTTGACTCGGCGATCGCCCACTCGTCGAAACTCTTGCCGATGAACCAGATTGATGACCGGCAGCGTGAAGTCGCCCTCGACATGGTGTGGGATCGTCGCCGTGACGACTATGATCCACTAGCTACCTTTATGGAATTGTTTGCCGGAGTCGATGCGAAAGGGGCAGCCGATGCACGGGCGGAAAAACTCGCCGCCATGCCGCTGGCCGATCGTCTCGCGCAGCGGATTATCGATGGGGAAAAACACGGACTGATCGAAGACCTCGATCTTGCCCGCCAAGAAAAAGACCCGTTGGCCATCATCAATCAAGACCTCCTGCGCGGCATGCAAGAAGTCGGGGAACTCTTCGGCTCCGGGAAAATGCAGCTGCCCTTTGTGCTGCAGTCCGCTGAAACCATGAAACTTGCAGTCAGTCACCTAGAACAGTTCATGGCGGCAGAATCTTCCGGCAGCAACAAAGGCACCGTGGTGCTGGCCACCGTCAAAGGTGACGTCCACGATATTGGGAAAAACCTTGTCGACATTATCCTGTCGAATAACGGCTACGATGTCGTCAATCTGGGAATTAAACAACCCATTGCCACGATTTTATCCGCCGCCGAAGAGCACGCCGCCGATGCGGTAGGCATGTCTGGTCTGCTGGTGAAATCCACCGTGGTGATGAAAGAAAACCTGCAAGCCATCAACGAGGCAGGGCGATTCGATATTCCAGTGATTCTCGGTGGGGCGGCGCTGACCCGCGGCTATGTGGAAGATGATCTCACCAAGGTCTATGAAGGTGACGTCCACTATGCCAAAGACGCCTTTGAGACCCTTCGCCTCGTCGACGAGATTATGGCGGAAAAACGCGGGCACACCACCGATCAGGACAACCCTGAACTCGTCGCTCAAGCGCAGCAGCGGGCTGCCGACCGGGCTGCCCGAGCGGCGCGCCGGGAACGGGCAAAACAAATTGCGGCGAAACGGAAAGCGGAAGCCGCCCCAGTGGAAGTCCCGGAACGTTCCGCGGTGGCGGCTACGATCCCGCGTGCAACACCACCATTCTGGGGAACCCGAGTGGTCAAAGGGTTGCCGGTGAGCGAATATTTAGCGAATTTGGATGAGCGCGCCCTGTTTATGGGGGTGTGGGGTTTGAAAGGCACCCGTGGCGGGGATGGTCCGACCTTCGATGAGCTGGTGGAAGAAGTTGGTCGCCCGCGGCTGCGGGGCTGGCTCAACGAGCTGAAAGCGGAAAAAATCTTAGACCATGCGGCAGTGGTGTACGGCTATTTCCCGGCGGTCAGCGAAGGGGATACGGTGCATCTGCTCACTGAGCCGGATCCGAATGCGCCGATTCGAACCAGTTTCACCTTCCCCCGCCAGCAGCGGGGCAGGCATCTGTGTATTGCTGACTTTATTTTGGATCAAAAGCAAGCCCGGGAAACTGGCCAAGTGGATGTGTTCCCGCTGCAGCTTGTCACGATGGGGAATCCTATTGCTGAGTATGCAAATCAGCTGTTTGCGGCCGAACGATACCGGGAATATTTAGAGGTGCACGGGATCGGTGTGCAGTTGACGGAGGCGCTAGCAGAATATTGGCATTCCCGGATTCGCAAAGAGCTCGCTTTGGACGGTCAGGAAATGGTTGGTGACTATGATGCGGTGGATCCGAAACGGTTCTTTGATCTGGACTATCGGGGCGCCCGCTATTCCTTCGGCTATGGCTCCTGCCCGGATCTTGCGCCGCGCCGCACTGTGGTGGAGCTGCTTGATGCGCAGCGTATCGGGGTAGAGATCTCGGAGGAGTTGCAGCTGCATCCTGAACAGTCGACAGATGCATTTGTGCTCTACCACCCGGAGGCCAAATACTTTAACACCTAGCATCGTCGTAATAAGACCAACAGCAGCGCACAGGACTGGTTCCTGGCGCTGCTGTTTGCGTATCCCCTACTGCTGCTGATGCTGCTGGTGGTGATAGATCCTTACTGCTGTTGGTGATGGATCGCTGCTGCTGTACTGATTGGTAAGGCACAGTTTTTTTGGGGTGTGGTACCAGCGTGCCGGTCGGGTGATGCTGGTCAGGCTCGGCGGGTGCCTGAGGGTTGATCTGGGAAGGTGCCAGAGGGTTGATCTGGGACACATTGGGCAGAAGGGGGCTGCTAGACCGATTTGTCTATTAAGGGCTCACTGTTGGCGGATGATTATTTACTGTTGCCAGACGGATAGCGGGGCGGGGATTGATGTGTTTTTTGGTGGGTGTCCTGCGCTATTCGGGGGTGATAAAGGGGGAGTGATTGGCGGGGGAGGTTTCCGTATTGACGCAGGTCGCTGTGGTATTGCTGTTACCTAGACTGCTCTGTCTAGACTTGAATGGACTGAGCGGTCTATATTTCCTAGCTATGAACAACGCATCACTGCTACACCGCCCCACCCGGCGGGGAAGCGGACAACGAACCCTCCTCGCTATCCTTGCTGCAATACTGCTCGTCGCCGGTGGAATCATCATTTTCGACAACACACGTGCTACCGCCGAAACCAGCAACACCATCACCTATCTTGACCAAGCCAACTGGACAACGCTCTATCCACCCAATGCGGGCTACTATCCCAATGGCGGCATCGTCGGCAACATCACCGACCGGCTGCTCTATCAGGACCCCGAAACCCTTGAACTGTATCCGTGGATCGCCACCGACCTCCCCGAGATCAACGCCGATGCCACCGAATACACCTTCCACCTTCGCCCCGGGGTCACCTACTCTGACGGCAGCCCGTTAGATGCTGCCAATGTGGCGAAAAACTTTGACCTCTATGGGCTGGGCGATAAAAGCCGGAAGCTGTCAGTAAGTTCACAAATCAGCGGCTACTCGCACAGCGAAGTTATTGATCCGCTCACCGTAAAATTCTATTTTCACAGCCCCGCCCCCGGATTCCTGCAATCGACCAGTGCAATTAACTCCGGACTGTATAGCAACGCCACCTTAGACCGCAGCCTTGACGAATTCGGTCCCGGCAACGCCCTTGCAATCAGCGGATCAGGGCCATATGTCATCACCGGGGAAACCATCCGCAAACAAACCGTGCTCACCGCCCGGGAAGACTACAACTGGGCACCCCCAGTATTAGCGAAACAAGGCAAAGCCGACATCGCCCAAATCACCGTCATCGCCACCCCGGAATCCGCTGTCCGGGTCGGTGCCATTGTGGCCGGTCAAGCCGACATTATTCGCACCGTCGATGCGCCGATGGAACAACACCTGCTGGCCAAAGGCATCGACATAGTTTCGGCAAGCACCCGCGGCACGAATAACGGTTTTCATCTTCGCTTCCGGCATCCACTTCTTGCCGATATTCGCGTGCGGCAGGCAATCACGTTGGGCATTAATAGGGACGAGATTTTAACGACCCTGTTCTCCCCGAGCTATCACCGCGCCGATGGGGCTGTTGCACACAATGCACCCGGCTTTGTGGATCTGCGCGCCCAGCATCCCGAATGGTTTGCCTACGACCCTGACCGGGCAAACCAGCTGTTAGATCAGGCCGGCTGGCGTCGTGGGGAGGACGGCATCCGGGTGAAAGACGGGCAGCGTCTCTCCTTGCAAGTCTCCTATGCGACAGTGATGCCCCGCAGCCGGGATGTCATCACCAAAGCGAAGGAACACTTATCCCGCATCGGCGTTGAGATCAACCCCTACTCCGGGGACAACACCGCCCAAACCGTCGCCTCCAGCGACATCACCAAAATCCAAATCTCCCACTCGGTATTTGGCCGCGCCGAACTGGACGCCATGAAAAGCCAATTTTCGGCCGACAATGTGAACAAAATTCTCAACGGTCTGCCCGACGGCACCGTCGGCGACCAGCAGCTGGAAGATCTGCTCCAGCAGATTGCTTCCAGCGCGCAAACAGCTGATCGGATGGCGGCAAGCGCCGCCGCCCAACAGCGCCTGCTCGCCGAAGCCTATTTCATACCACTGTTTGAAGAACCACAGGTGTATGCCGTGGCGCCGAAGATCAGCGGTTTTACCACCGAACCCGTTGGACGCCCCAATTTTTATCTGCTGCACAAGCAGGAGGGATAGTTATGTCGAATCTGCCTCAGCAGCACTCACACCACACTTCGCTGTTGCCACCAGAACTTGGGACGCCGTCGCCGGTGGCTGTCGCGGCTGCCTCCCCGGGGCAAAGCAACGCAACGCCGAACCCCGCAGCAGCAGACAGCAATTCCACCGACCCGGACACATCATCGGCGGTTCCAGCTGCTGTGCGTGGCACCGCCACAGGATCAGCCGCGACCCTGCCCGCAAGCTATGTCATTCGCCGGCTGCTTTCCGGGATCGCCGTCTTATTTGCCGCGTTTACCGTCACCTTTATCCTGTTAGCAGCCCTGCCCGGCGATGCGGTGGCCGCCCGCTTCGAAGATCCTCAACTTGGGCTGACCCCGGAACAAATCGCTGAAATCCGTAACGCCTACGGGCTCGATAAACCACTGCTTGCCCAATATTTTATTGTGCTGAGCGGATTTCTCACCGGAAACTTTGGCTACTCGGCGGCCAGCGGCGCGTCAGTGACCACGCTCATCGGGCAAGCACTACCCGGCACCCTGGTGCTTGCCGCGGCGGCGCTTACTGTTGCACTGATCGTCTCGGTGGCCATTGCCTATCTGTCCTATCGGGTGCAGGCGGGCTGGCTGCGAAAACTTGTCACTGCCCTGCCTGCCACCTTCGTTTCCCTGCCAGTCTTTCTAGTCGGCATTGTCCTCATTCAAGTGGTGAGTTTCCGGCTTGGGCTAGTACCCGTGATTGGGGCAAGCCCCCTGCAGGCATTGATCCTGCCCACGGTAACCCTGGCAGTGCCGATTATCGCCCCCGTCGCACAAGTATTGGTGCGCAGTGTTGCCGATGTCGCCAACCAGCCCTATGTCACGGTTGCCCGGGCCAAGGGTGCCTCCCGCAGCTGGTTGTTCTTCCACACCATTGTCCGCAACGCCCTGCTGCCAGCGGTCACCATGATCGGTTTGATCTTCGGTGAACTCATCGGTGGGGCAGTCGTGACTGAGGCAGTGTTCTCCCGGCCGGGTATAGGTTCCCTGACGGTGTTGTCCGTCGCCAACCGGGACACCCCAGTGCTGCTGGCGATCGTTGTCCTTGCAGTCGCCGCCTATGTGGTCGTCAATATTGTCGTTGACCTGCTCTATCCGCTCCTTGATCCGCGGCTGCAGCGCCGTGCCCCCAACACTGCTGCCCAATCTGCTGCCCAATCTGCTGCCGCCCAACCTTAAGCTTGAGGAACAACCCGTGAACACCCTTTCCCTGCCACCCGCTGCGCCACCGCGCACCACCTCTCGTCGCCCCCACACGAGTTGGCGATTACCATCCGCGGCCACAGTGCTATCCGGATGTGTCCTGTTTATTGCCCTACTGTGGGCACTGGTGCCGCAACTGTTTACCCATTTTGATCCCACCACCGGCACCGACCCGGGGTTGCTTGCCCCGTCAACCACGCACTGGTTTGGCACCGACGCAGTCGGCCGTGACGTGTACGCCCGGGTTGTCTATGGCACCCGCCAATCCCTGCTGGGTGCGACTATTGCTGTGAGCCTCGGCATGATTGTCGGCACCACCATTGGGGTGCTAGCAGCGGCGAAAGGCGGCATCGTCGATAACCTGCTCATGCGGATTATCGACGTACTGTTAAGCATCCCTGGGCTGCTGCTCGCATTAAGCATTGTGGTGCTGCTCGGCTTCGGCACCATCAACGCCGCCATCGCCGTCGGTATCACCAGTATTGCCACCTTCGCCCGACTCTCCCGGGCACAAGCCCTCCAAGCGGCAACAAGTGACTATGTGCAGGCCGCCTACGGCACCGGCTCATCCACATTCGCCGTGCTCTACCGCCATATTCTGCCGAACTCCCTGCAAGCCGTGGTGGCACTAGCCGCAGTCCAATTCGGCTCGGCGATCCTCCAATTATCTGTCCTGGGATTTTTAGGTTACGGCACCCCGCCACCCACCCCGGAGTGGGGAGTCATTATTGCGGAAGCCCGCGACTATGTTGCCACCTCCTGGTGGCTCACCCTCCTCCCCGGCGCCGTCATTGTGGCTGTGGTGCTGGCCACCAACACCATCAGCCGCGCCCTGCAACGACTCGACTAACACCCGGCAGCGACCCGACTCCCGCATTGCTGCGTAGCGTAGTGATCACCCACCACACCAGGAGCCTGTTCGTTTGGCACCACTGCTTATGGGCATGTGCCGCCAGCGCTGTACTGGCCACCAATAGTCCCCCCCAAGAAGAAGAATTGCTTGAATTTCACCGCCATGACTTCACCTACCACCACCACCACCTGGCCGGTGTCACCAACACCAGCCCCCGCCGCCCACACCCTGCCCGAACGCCCCGAATATCCGCTGCTTGATGTGCGTGACCTGTCTATTAGCTATCACAGCAACAACGCGACCCGGGCACGGGTCGACGCCGTCACTGCTGTGAACCTCACCGTCTATCCGGGGCAGGTGACCGCCCTGGTCGGCGAATCCGGGTCAGGGAAGTCCACCACCGCCCACGCCGTCATCGGACTCCTGCCCGACAATGCGCTCATCGGCGGCGGGGATATTCTCTTCCAAGGACAGGTGATCAGCGTCCTCGATGAGCAACAGCTCACCGCCTATCGTGGCCCGGCCATCGGGTTTATCCCCCAAGACCCAGCGAACTCGCTCAACCCCACCAAAACCATCGGGGCAAACCTCCGAGAAATCTTCGACCTGCATCCGGCCGCAACCCGCGCACTTGGGATAAGCGACATCACCGCGGAATGCGAACGCCTACTCGCCCGGGTCGGCATCGACCAACCAGCCCAGCGGCTCAACCAATATCCCCATCAGCTTTCCGGCGGAATGCAGCAACGGGTTCTTATCGCCGCAGCCCTCGCACTACGCCCCAAACTCATCATCGCCGACGAACCAACCAGTGCACTCGATGTGACCGTGCAACGCACCGTCCTTGACCTGCTCGACGATCTCGCCCGGGAATACTCCCTCGGCGTCCTGCTCATCACCCACGACCTGGCAGTCGCCGCCGATCGCGCCAATCAGATCGTGGTCATGCAACACGGCCATGTCCGCGAACAAGGACTCACCGCGGCTGTATTCAGCAACCCTCAAGACCCCTACACCCGACAACTGATTGCTGACGCACCGGCAATCGCCGCCATGGTCGCCCCCACCGCACCAACGATCCGCCAACCCCACACCACACCGGCCGTGCCAGCAAACACACCGCAACCTGCGCCGCTGCTCGAAGTCGACCATGTGGCCAAATATTATGGTGATTTCACCGCCGTTGACCATGTGCATTTCACCGTCGAATCAGGCACCACCCATGCCATTGTGGGCGAATCCGGATCCGGAAAATCCACGTTGGCAAAAATTATTGCCGGTTTCACTGCACCATCACAGGGACAAGTGTTACTGCACGGCAACCCAACAACAATAAACCGGGACTTCCGCCGCCAAGTACAGCTGGTTGCGCAACATCCACTGAGCGCCTTGAATCCGCGGCGCACCATCGGCCAATCGATTGCCGAACCGTTGCAAAATCTCACAAACGCTTCCAAAGCAGAAATCCGCGAACGAGTAGCGCACATGTTATCGACTGTCGCACTCGACCCGGCATTGGCGAAACGGAAACCACGGGAACTCTCCGGGGGTCAACGGCAGCGGGTTGTGCTGGCACGGGCGCTCGTGATCGAACCGGAACTCGTCGTCCTTGATGAGGCAGTCTCGGCGCTCGATGTGACTGTGCAGGCCCGCATTCTTGATCTGCTGCAGCAGCTGCAAGAAAGCCTACAGCTCACCTATGTGTTCATCTCCCACGATCTGGCTGTGGTTCGCCAAATCGCCGACACCGTTTCTGTGATCGGTAACGGAATCCAAGTTGAACATGGGCCGATTGGACAAGTCTTCCAACATCCCCAAGCGCCCCTGACCACAGCCTTGTTAGAGGCTATTCCCGGGCGCGGCTACACCAGTGGTGCTTTCAACCTCGGCCTGTAACCAGGGGTTGCCCAACCTTGCCAACACAGCACCTGCCGTAGCAACCTCTGCCCGCAGGTGCGTTGGGTATGTCGCCGCAAGATCTGGGGTCTAGCTGTGCCGCGCACCGCCTTTGTTTTTGGCAACACTACTCAACACACCGTGCCGGAATGCTGCACCGGTGTTGTTGGCGCTGAAGTTTGCAGGCGTCGTGCTGGCAGGTAATGCTGGCGTATCAAGATAGTGCCGTATCCGCCACTGAGCTGGTGCAGCAGGGCACTAGTGTGCGGCCGCGCAGCTGGGAAGGCCATGGCTGAACACTTGTCGCGCCCACCTGACCGGTGGCGCACCGATACTGCCTTCCATCTTGTTTGCCGCGGTGCTGTTTTGGCGGTTGCACGGGTAAAGTGCAAGCGCTGTCGGGCTGATCGGTGGATTTCTGCAAGCTGCCGTCATTGGATTAATCGCTGGGGTGCGCGACACTATCACCTACTACACCAGTGCCATGTTTCATGTCAGTGACTCTGTGTATTTTTGCTGCGAACCTGGCGCTGCTGGCCATGGTGTGACCGGGTGATGGATGGTACCTCCACCATGTTCGAGATTGCGTTGATTGTCGGGGTGCAGCGGTTTTCCGTCGCATCTGCGCCCCGCGAAGCATGCACTGGGTGCAATATGGCAACCCTAATAACCCCGCAGCGGTGACCCGGGTCTTTGTCAGCGCAACCAACTTACTGCCGGTGCCCCTGTTTTCGCTGACGGCGAGCCGCGCCGGGGTGGTGGTTGCAGTCAGCGGCAGGGGCACTGAAATTCAATCTATCCGCGACCAACTAGAGCAGCCCGTTAGCTTTCAAAGCTGCTTCCACCTCAGCGTTGGAAGGTTCAACCTGGTGGCTGCCGTCGGGATAGACGACGACCGGAATATTCTTCCGCCCAGCGATAGTTTCCGCCTCGTCGGCAAGCGCCGGATCGGTAGCAACGTCAAGATACTCGTAGGCGATACCAAGCTCATCGAGCTGTGCTTTCGTGCGGCGGCAGTCGCGGCACCAATCAGAACCAAAGACACGAAGTTTCATGGTTGCCCAGTGTAGGGCACAACGCGTAAACACAGCACCTGTGCACCCGTCTCTTGGGGACCTGGTTGTCACAGCGCAGGAACAAAACCCGCGGGACAGGCTGCCCCACCACCCGCTTTGCGGAGGATTACTTGTTACCGGCCAACAGCTACTGAGTGCCGTGCCCAGTTGGGGACGGTGTGCTTGAGTCGCGGCCGTCAGCGACTGTGACATGGCCTTTCGCATAAAGCCCTTCCTGGGCAGCTTTCCGACCGACTCGCTGCGCAATCACTGGGGCAGTGATGAGAGAAAACACTACGGTGAGCACAATAATGCCAATATCGCCATGTTCCGCGGCAGTCGCCTGTGGATGGGTAGCGATCCGAATAATCGCCCCGGCGACGGTGACGATCAGTCCAAGGGTTTGCGGTTTAGCGACCGCATGCATGCGGGAAAGCGTATCGGGGAAACGCACCAAACCAATGCTTGCGGTTAACGCCAACACCGCACCAAGAAGCACACATCCCGCCGAGATCACATCGGCGACAACAAGATAGGTGGGGGTGGTCATGACAGATCAGCTTTCCGGTAGCGGGTAATCGCAACGGTGGCGATAAACCCGAGCAGGGCGATGACGATCATTGCCGCGGCGACAGTAGTGTCCAGCGTTAAACAAATATAGGTGGCGAAAACACATTGAATCACCGCCACCATGCCATCCATGCTCACCACCCGGTCGAGCGAATTCGGGCCGACAAGCAGCCGGTAGAGGGTGAAGAAAAAACTCACCCCAAAAAGTGCGGCGGCGATCGCAATACACCACTGGTAGGCATCCACGGTACAGTTCACGCTCCTGAAGGGGAAGGAAAAAGAAAGAACATACACAGCATCAACAGCCAACTAGGCGGTATGCGGGGTTGCTGGTGTCACTGGGGGGATCTGAAAAATCCGACACAGCTTGTGGGCAAAGCGCACTGTCACCTGCTGCTGGGTGCGGATTGCCGCATCAGATCCAGCGTTCAGTAGATGCATGGTGACGGTGTGATGTGTCTGATCAAAGAAGATCACCGTGCCACCTGGTTGAAGATTCATCAACAAAATCCCAAACGCCGCCACAATATCGTCGCTGACTGGATAGTCGCAGGTAATAATGGCTGTTTTCGGTGGTGGCTGGGTGCCAATTGCCAGCTTTGCCACCGCGAACGAACTGGTCACCAGTGAAATCGCAACCTCCCCGAGCAGGGCAAGCAGGGCGACAATGCGGATACGGCCGATCGTGGATGGCAGTGGTGGCAATGGCAGCAGTGCCATCACGGCCACCGCCAACAGGATTCCGGCCAGCACATTGCCGAGGGTGATCTGGCCGACGAGTAAAACCCACAGCAGGGTGAGCACTACCACGGGGAAGGGACGGATGCGGGCTGAGAGTTTCGCCCGTATCGGCAGCCGCGACGAGGGGACAGCAGTATTATCTGTGGCCGGTTTGTGCCCGGTGCGGGAGGTGGAAACATTCCCAAGCTGGTCGGTCATCGCATTTCCTCCGATGAGGTCGGCACTGCCGGCACCCCACTGCTGGTGGGGGTTGCCGGTTGGGTGATTGCCGGTTGGGTGATTGCCGGTTGGGTGGTGGTTGCCTGTGGGGGTGTCGGCTGTGGGGTTGTTGAGTCGTGAACAATCCCGTCACCGCGACTGGTTTTATCATCCGGTCGGGGCTCCTGCGGGGTGGAAGGATCGTCGTCGATCGTTGGCAGGGTTTCACTTCGGCTGGGGCGCAGATAATCTTCCCCCAGCACCGCGGCGCGATAGTTGCCCACATCTTGTGCTGATTCGGCGCTGCGGCCAGTTACCGCACTTAACGGGCCGGCCATTACCGTAATAGCAACACTGGCCGCCACCATGACCGCCGTCGGCACCACAGTACCCACTTTGAGTGGCTTTAACGTGGTCTGATGTGCGGTGGAGTGCGCCGGGTTGGCGGCTGCCGGTTTGTGCAGCGGATGATAGTCCGGGGCGTCGGCCCGGTCACGCCAAAACGCTTTCTGCCACACCAGCGTCATCGTGTACAGCGTCAACAAACTCGTGACGACTGCGGCAGCAATACCGATAAACGCCACCGCGCCACCTTTGGCGGCTAATGCCTGCAAAATGATGACTTTGCCTAAAAAGCCGGACAGTGGCGGAATTCCGCCCAAGTTCAACGCCGGCACAAGATAGAGCAGCCCCACCAACGGGGACAGATAGGCAAGCGATCCTAGCTTTCGCAGCGACGATGTGCCGGCCTGTGCTTCGATGAGGCCGACAACTAAAAAGAGTGCGGTTTGCACCACAATGTGATGCACCGTGTAGAAAATCGCCCCGGCCAACCCCACAGCGGTGGCGCATGCCACCCCAATGAGCATGTAGCCGATGTGGCTGACCAGTGTAAACGACAACAGTCGTTTGATGTCGTTTTGGGCCATTGCCCCTAAAATTCCGACCACCATGGTGAAAATCGCTGCCCATAACAGCACTGTGTCAAGGGAACCATCGGGAAACACCACAAACCGCAGACGAATAATGGAATACACACCAACTTTTGTCAGCAGCCCCGCAAACACTGCCGACACCAGCACCGGGGCGGTGGGGTATGAGTCAGGCAGCCACGAATAGAGCGGGAAAATAGCGGCTTTAATCCCGAAGGCAACCAGTAGGACGGCGAATATTGCGGTTTTGGTGCCGGTCGGTACCAACTCCATGCGTTGGGATATTTGGGCAAGGTTCATGGTGCCAACAGCCGCATACACCAGTCCAATACCGATGACGAAGATCAGCGACGACAGGGTGGAAACCATGACATAGCTCACCCCGGCGCGTACTCGTGCCGGGGAGGCGCCGATGGTGAGCAGCACATAGGAGGAGACGAGGAGTACTTCGAATCCGACGTAGAGGTGGAAGAGATCCCCGGAGAGGAATGCAATGTTGACTCCCATGGTGAGGAGGAGATAGGCGGGGAG
The Corynebacterium choanae DNA segment above includes these coding regions:
- the metH gene encoding methionine synthase, which translates into the protein MAEYPAKRDLLAALKQRVVIGDGAMGTQLQEYDLDVEQDFLGHEGCNEVLNRTRPDVVAAIHRSYFAAGADLVETNTFGCNHPNLNDYGIADECRELARLGAQIAREVADEFGPGDDGIPRFVVGALGPGTKLPSLGHAPFGLLRDYYQQAGLGLVEGGADAILIETAQDLLQVKAAVHGVRAAFQELDRQLPILVHLTVETTGTMLVGSDIAAAYTAVSALGVDGIGLNCATGPDEMSEHLRYLSQTSTVPISVMPNAGLPELGPNGAVYPLAPAGLATALGKFVTDYGLRLVGGCCGTTPEHIRQVKDVVSTLTPKTRDTSAGTIPGGCVSSLYAQVPLTQDTGITLIGERTNANGSKAFREAMLAGDMDTCIDIAKTQSRDGAHLLDLCVDYVGRDGVEDMRRLAPLIATASTLPVMIDSTEPAVIEAGLECFGGRCAVNSVNFEDGDGPDSRYRKIMDAVARHGAAVVALTIDEQGQARTREDKVAIASRLIDDITGTYGLQQEDIIVDCLTFPISTGQEETRRDGIETIEAIRELKQRYPRVHTTLGLSNISFGLNPAARQVLNSVFLHEAIAAGLDSAIAHSSKLLPMNQIDDRQREVALDMVWDRRRDDYDPLATFMELFAGVDAKGAADARAEKLAAMPLADRLAQRIIDGEKHGLIEDLDLARQEKDPLAIINQDLLRGMQEVGELFGSGKMQLPFVLQSAETMKLAVSHLEQFMAAESSGSNKGTVVLATVKGDVHDIGKNLVDIILSNNGYDVVNLGIKQPIATILSAAEEHAADAVGMSGLLVKSTVVMKENLQAINEAGRFDIPVILGGAALTRGYVEDDLTKVYEGDVHYAKDAFETLRLVDEIMAEKRGHTTDQDNPELVAQAQQRAADRAARAARRERAKQIAAKRKAEAAPVEVPERSAVAATIPRATPPFWGTRVVKGLPVSEYLANLDERALFMGVWGLKGTRGGDGPTFDELVEEVGRPRLRGWLNELKAEKILDHAAVVYGYFPAVSEGDTVHLLTEPDPNAPIRTSFTFPRQQRGRHLCIADFILDQKQARETGQVDVFPLQLVTMGNPIAEYANQLFAAERYREYLEVHGIGVQLTEALAEYWHSRIRKELALDGQEMVGDYDAVDPKRFFDLDYRGARYSFGYGSCPDLAPRRTVVELLDAQRIGVEISEELQLHPEQSTDAFVLYHPEAKYFNT
- a CDS encoding TIGR04028 family ABC transporter substrate-binding protein → MNNASLLHRPTRRGSGQRTLLAILAAILLVAGGIIIFDNTRATAETSNTITYLDQANWTTLYPPNAGYYPNGGIVGNITDRLLYQDPETLELYPWIATDLPEINADATEYTFHLRPGVTYSDGSPLDAANVAKNFDLYGLGDKSRKLSVSSQISGYSHSEVIDPLTVKFYFHSPAPGFLQSTSAINSGLYSNATLDRSLDEFGPGNALAISGSGPYVITGETIRKQTVLTAREDYNWAPPVLAKQGKADIAQITVIATPESAVRVGAIVAGQADIIRTVDAPMEQHLLAKGIDIVSASTRGTNNGFHLRFRHPLLADIRVRQAITLGINRDEILTTLFSPSYHRADGAVAHNAPGFVDLRAQHPEWFAYDPDRANQLLDQAGWRRGEDGIRVKDGQRLSLQVSYATVMPRSRDVITKAKEHLSRIGVEINPYSGDNTAQTVASSDITKIQISHSVFGRAELDAMKSQFSADNVNKILNGLPDGTVGDQQLEDLLQQIASSAQTADRMAASAAAQQRLLAEAYFIPLFEEPQVYAVAPKISGFTTEPVGRPNFYLLHKQEG
- a CDS encoding ABC transporter permease, whose product is MPASYVIRRLLSGIAVLFAAFTVTFILLAALPGDAVAARFEDPQLGLTPEQIAEIRNAYGLDKPLLAQYFIVLSGFLTGNFGYSAASGASVTTLIGQALPGTLVLAAAALTVALIVSVAIAYLSYRVQAGWLRKLVTALPATFVSLPVFLVGIVLIQVVSFRLGLVPVIGASPLQALILPTVTLAVPIIAPVAQVLVRSVADVANQPYVTVARAKGASRSWLFFHTIVRNALLPAVTMIGLIFGELIGGAVVTEAVFSRPGIGSLTVLSVANRDTPVLLAIVVLAVAAYVVVNIVVDLLYPLLDPRLQRRAPNTAAQSAAQSAAAQP
- a CDS encoding ABC transporter permease, coding for MNTLSLPPAAPPRTTSRRPHTSWRLPSAATVLSGCVLFIALLWALVPQLFTHFDPTTGTDPGLLAPSTTHWFGTDAVGRDVYARVVYGTRQSLLGATIAVSLGMIVGTTIGVLAAAKGGIVDNLLMRIIDVLLSIPGLLLALSIVVLLGFGTINAAIAVGITSIATFARLSRAQALQAATSDYVQAAYGTGSSTFAVLYRHILPNSLQAVVALAAVQFGSAILQLSVLGFLGYGTPPPTPEWGVIIAEARDYVATSWWLTLLPGAVIVAVVLATNTISRALQRLD
- a CDS encoding dipeptide ABC transporter ATP-binding protein, which gives rise to MTSPTTTTTWPVSPTPAPAAHTLPERPEYPLLDVRDLSISYHSNNATRARVDAVTAVNLTVYPGQVTALVGESGSGKSTTAHAVIGLLPDNALIGGGDILFQGQVISVLDEQQLTAYRGPAIGFIPQDPANSLNPTKTIGANLREIFDLHPAATRALGISDITAECERLLARVGIDQPAQRLNQYPHQLSGGMQQRVLIAAALALRPKLIIADEPTSALDVTVQRTVLDLLDDLAREYSLGVLLITHDLAVAADRANQIVVMQHGHVREQGLTAAVFSNPQDPYTRQLIADAPAIAAMVAPTAPTIRQPHTTPAVPANTPQPAPLLEVDHVAKYYGDFTAVDHVHFTVESGTTHAIVGESGSGKSTLAKIIAGFTAPSQGQVLLHGNPTTINRDFRRQVQLVAQHPLSALNPRRTIGQSIAEPLQNLTNASKAEIRERVAHMLSTVALDPALAKRKPRELSGGQRQRVVLARALVIEPELVVLDEAVSALDVTVQARILDLLQQLQESLQLTYVFISHDLAVVRQIADTVSVIGNGIQVEHGPIGQVFQHPQAPLTTALLEAIPGRGYTSGAFNLGL
- a CDS encoding glutaredoxin family protein yields the protein MKLRVFGSDWCRDCRRTKAQLDELGIAYEYLDVATDPALADEAETIAGRKNIPVVVYPDGSHQVEPSNAEVEAALKANGLL
- a CDS encoding monovalent cation/H(+) antiporter subunit G; this encodes MTTPTYLVVADVISAGCVLLGAVLALTASIGLVRFPDTLSRMHAVAKPQTLGLIVTVAGAIIRIATHPQATAAEHGDIGIIVLTVVFSLITAPVIAQRVGRKAAQEGLYAKGHVTVADGRDSSTPSPTGHGTQ
- a CDS encoding monovalent cation/H+ antiporter complex subunit F is translated as MNCTVDAYQWCIAIAAALFGVSFFFTLYRLLVGPNSLDRVVSMDGMVAVIQCVFATYICLTLDTTVAAAMIVIALLGFIATVAITRYRKADLS